The following are encoded in a window of Salinibacter ruber DSM 13855 genomic DNA:
- the dnaA gene encoding chromosomal replication initiator protein DnaA: MVPSASDAWRTALRDLRETLPERTVQNWLDPIQPLDLSTDEGSPTLTLQVPTPFGIQYLRSRFQRSIRQAVSEAVGEPTDVTYQVAPEEERPDEIATDSGSSGSAPDEPDASSSPQDRPSSAPSSDQAGRSSTSPRPSEPVSSSSPAGREAINQSPSPDASTSGGASSPTGPTTPRPSSPDVADVSDAGRTDDASAPSPPQTDAGSPDERSALYEQAKQHLRPEYTFDEFVEGDGNRLARSAAFAVAQEPGSTNYNPLLVYGGVGLGKTHLAQAVANYALEHNTAERVLYVSSDRFTSQFVQSVRENRIAAFSSYYRQADLLIVDDVQFFGEKEKTQEEFFHIFNDLHQNGKQIFLCADRPPAEIPGIEERLLSRFQWGLSADIQRPDLETRIAILQRKAARQDIAVSPDVLELIAQRIDSNVRQLEGALTRLTALVQLDDRTLDLDTARRFLREHTDEGADALNADDIIEQVAEYFRLEKGDLLSRSRKQTVAQARQIAMYLCRELTDESYDHIGSRFGGRDHSTVIHAYRKIEEDLESDTELQDDISSLQSNLQDRSLSSSL, from the coding sequence ATGGTCCCGTCCGCCTCCGACGCTTGGCGCACTGCGCTTCGCGATCTCCGCGAGACGCTTCCGGAGCGAACGGTTCAGAACTGGCTGGACCCCATCCAGCCCCTCGACCTGTCTACGGATGAGGGATCCCCCACGCTGACCCTGCAGGTGCCCACGCCCTTCGGCATCCAGTACCTCCGCAGCCGGTTTCAGCGCTCCATCCGGCAGGCCGTGAGCGAGGCGGTCGGGGAGCCGACGGACGTGACCTACCAGGTGGCCCCCGAGGAGGAGCGCCCCGACGAGATTGCTACGGACTCCGGGTCGTCCGGATCTGCCCCCGACGAGCCGGACGCGTCTTCGTCGCCCCAGGACCGACCGTCGTCCGCCCCCTCCAGCGACCAGGCCGGACGCTCCTCCACGTCCCCGCGTCCATCGGAGCCGGTGTCGTCTTCGTCCCCAGCCGGTCGAGAGGCAATCAACCAGTCTCCCTCCCCGGACGCATCGACCTCGGGGGGAGCCTCCTCGCCGACGGGCCCGACCACGCCCCGCCCGTCCTCCCCCGACGTCGCCGATGTCTCGGACGCTGGCCGTACGGACGATGCCTCCGCCCCCTCCCCGCCCCAAACCGACGCGGGCTCTCCGGATGAGCGCTCGGCCCTCTACGAACAGGCCAAGCAGCACCTTCGTCCGGAGTACACGTTCGACGAGTTCGTGGAGGGGGACGGCAATCGTCTGGCCCGGAGCGCCGCGTTCGCCGTGGCGCAGGAGCCCGGCAGCACGAATTACAACCCGCTCCTGGTGTACGGCGGTGTGGGCCTGGGGAAGACGCACCTGGCGCAGGCTGTCGCCAACTACGCCCTGGAGCACAACACCGCCGAACGGGTGCTGTACGTCTCCAGCGACCGCTTCACGAGCCAGTTCGTGCAGTCGGTCCGTGAGAACCGGATCGCGGCGTTCTCGAGCTACTACCGGCAGGCCGACCTGCTCATCGTCGACGACGTCCAGTTCTTTGGCGAGAAGGAAAAGACCCAGGAGGAGTTCTTCCACATCTTCAACGACCTCCACCAGAACGGGAAACAGATTTTCCTCTGTGCGGACCGTCCCCCCGCAGAGATCCCTGGCATCGAGGAGCGGTTGCTTTCTCGCTTCCAGTGGGGCCTGAGCGCCGATATTCAGCGCCCGGACCTCGAAACGCGGATCGCGATCCTGCAGCGCAAGGCCGCCCGGCAGGACATCGCCGTGTCGCCGGACGTGCTGGAGCTGATCGCCCAGCGCATCGACTCGAACGTGCGCCAGCTCGAAGGGGCCCTCACCCGCCTCACCGCCCTCGTCCAGCTCGACGACCGGACGCTCGACCTCGATACGGCCCGTCGCTTCCTGCGCGAGCACACCGACGAGGGCGCAGACGCCCTCAACGCGGACGACATCATCGAGCAGGTTGCCGAGTACTTTCGGCTCGAAAAGGGCGACCTGCTTTCTCGGTCCCGCAAACAGACGGTGGCACAGGCGCGCCAGATCGCCATGTACCTCTGCCGCGAATTGACCGACGAGTCGTACGACCACATCGGCTCCCGATTTGGCGGGCGCGACCACTCCACCGTGATCCACGCCTACCGCAAGATCGAGGAGGACCTGGAGTCCGACACCGAACTGCAGGACGACATCTCATCCCTGCAGTCCAACCTCCAGGATCGGTCGCTGTCTTCGAGTCTTTAG
- the hppD gene encoding 4-hydroxyphenylpyruvate dioxygenase gives MANPTTAPDPDVESPEDFLPLNGTDHVEFYVGNAKQAAHFYAHLFGFQIQGYRGPETGHEDKVSYLLTQNDIRFVLTSALGPDSSISEHVRQHGDGVKDIALEVDDAAASFEETTKRGAPPVQSPTVQEDEHGRVVTATIATYGDTVHTFVERSDYDGPFLPGFERWENEFWSPPAPAGLQYVDHCVGNVHEGDMDTYVEYYAQTMGFFNMLHFTDQDISTEYSALMSKVMANGDEKIKFPINEPAEGKKKSQIEEYLEFYRGAGVQHVALASDDIITTVRELRRRGVEFLHVPDTYYDREVLTERVGSINESIDDLEELGILVDRDPDGYLLQIFTKPVQDRPTVFFEIIQREGARSFGAGNFKALFKAMEREQERRGNL, from the coding sequence ATGGCCAACCCGACCACTGCCCCGGACCCCGACGTCGAAAGCCCCGAAGATTTCCTTCCGCTCAACGGCACCGACCACGTCGAGTTCTACGTCGGCAACGCCAAGCAGGCCGCGCACTTTTACGCCCACCTGTTTGGGTTCCAGATTCAGGGCTACCGGGGCCCGGAAACCGGACACGAAGACAAGGTGAGCTACCTGCTGACGCAGAACGACATCCGGTTCGTCCTGACGTCGGCCCTCGGGCCGGACTCCTCAATCAGCGAGCACGTCCGCCAGCACGGGGACGGGGTAAAGGACATCGCGCTCGAGGTGGACGATGCGGCCGCCTCCTTCGAGGAGACGACGAAGCGCGGCGCCCCGCCCGTCCAGTCCCCTACGGTTCAGGAGGACGAGCACGGACGCGTCGTGACCGCTACCATTGCCACCTACGGCGACACCGTACACACTTTCGTAGAACGCTCGGACTACGACGGGCCCTTCCTGCCGGGCTTCGAGCGGTGGGAGAACGAGTTCTGGTCCCCGCCCGCGCCAGCGGGACTGCAGTACGTGGACCATTGCGTGGGCAACGTCCACGAAGGGGACATGGATACGTACGTGGAGTACTACGCCCAAACGATGGGCTTCTTCAACATGCTCCACTTCACCGACCAGGACATCTCGACCGAGTACTCGGCCCTCATGTCGAAGGTGATGGCCAACGGGGACGAGAAGATCAAATTCCCAATCAACGAGCCCGCCGAAGGCAAAAAGAAGAGTCAGATTGAGGAGTACCTCGAGTTCTACCGGGGGGCCGGTGTGCAGCACGTCGCACTCGCGTCCGACGACATCATCACCACCGTGCGCGAACTTCGTCGCCGCGGCGTTGAATTTCTCCACGTCCCGGACACGTATTACGACCGAGAGGTGCTCACCGAGCGCGTGGGCTCCATCAACGAATCCATCGACGACCTTGAGGAGCTTGGCATCCTCGTGGACCGCGACCCGGACGGCTACCTGCTTCAGATCTTTACCAAGCCGGTCCAGGACCGCCCCACGGTCTTCTTTGAGATCATTCAGCGGGAAGGGGCCCGCTCGTTCGGCGCCGGCAACTTCAAGGCTCTGTTCAAGGCCATGGAGCGGGAGCAGGAGCGCCGGGGCAATCTGTAG